A region from the Paludicola sp. MB14-C6 genome encodes:
- the rdgB gene encoding RdgB/HAM1 family non-canonical purine NTP pyrophosphatase, whose protein sequence is MKFIIATKNAHKVKEFARILNPLGIETISQVEAGINVDVEENADTFEGNARLKAKAIFEQCGLPTIADDSGLEVFALNKAPGVYSARFGGEACKTDKDRYEKLLNDMKDIGEGQRDAQFVCCIYLVLSDNQEYSFIGTCKGTIGFQAVGENGFGYDPIFMVGDKSFSQLSDTEKDTISHRGNALKQLETKLKEMK, encoded by the coding sequence TTGAAATTTATCATTGCAACTAAGAATGCGCATAAAGTAAAAGAATTTGCACGTATTTTAAACCCTCTTGGGATTGAAACAATATCGCAAGTGGAAGCCGGAATAAACGTTGACGTTGAAGAAAATGCAGACACCTTTGAAGGAAATGCAAGGCTGAAAGCAAAAGCGATTTTTGAACAATGCGGTTTACCAACAATAGCCGATGATTCCGGATTGGAAGTATTTGCATTAAATAAAGCCCCAGGCGTCTATTCAGCACGTTTTGGCGGAGAAGCTTGCAAAACCGATAAAGACCGTTATGAAAAGCTGTTAAATGATATGAAAGATATCGGGGAAGGTCAAAGAGATGCACAATTTGTTTGCTGTATCTATCTTGTGTTATCCGATAATCAAGAGTACAGTTTTATAGGAACTTGTAAAGGTACGATAGGCTTTCAAGCTGTCGGAGAAAATGGATTTGGATATGATCCCATTTTCATGGTAGGAGATAAAAGCTTTAGTCAGTTAAGTGACACAGAAAAAGATACCATTAGTCATCGTGGCAATGCATTAAAACAATTAGAAACGAAATTAAAAGAAATGAAATAG
- the smc gene encoding chromosome segregation protein SMC — MLLKYLDIQGFKSFPDKTRITFDKGLTAVVGPNGSGKSNISDAVRWVMGEQSTKTLRGAKMEDVIFAGTKTRKSQGFCEVSLTVDNHNREFAIDSDEVTITRKYYRSGESEYLINKSNVRLKDINEIFMDTGLGKDGYSLVGQGKIAEIVQSKSKERREIFEEAAGISKFRYRKNEAERNLSNAEDNLVRLRDILSELEGRIEPLKEQSEKAKKFLDLSNHKKTLEVSIWNDMMERSNQLLKDQSDKIVISTNKREELEEQIKEIEDKIQSTFQEMQQCMIDIENKRHQKDELEVVISQLTSQIAVCQNDIHHNEQNAARIDSEIENFEIAMQNVNNEINDKEDQIVAINKQIADLEQEIESKQEELLHQSDENENLNKKQHELSNEVNKLLLEQSQMKMTIAQLSMNSSELTASVESNETELKTRKQELESYIKEQASANEFMHDLNDRLESLSNTISGHKIKLENRSMKLNAVKQECEKSDLAIKEKQQKVKLLESLEHNLEGFAYSVKEILKRSKNGILHGVLGTVSQIIDVKSEYSVAIETALSSSMQNIVVENESHAKAAIRMLQQQNLGRATFLPITSVSGSTLNVDNLEQYAGFVDLASNLISYDSKYKNIIESLLGRVVIVDDIDTAVLIAQKNGYKFRIVTLDGQVVNAGGSLSGGSRNKSQGFLSRKNEIQELTNEIRILQEKHQEHMKLMHTLQAEVGQIEAEYHAITSEMQTVNEDKIRIESELKRLGLMMNQIEALSKQMETELKLKQEKLQQNKVESNQCQQNLTAIESKVIEISSVLNTIQASSQGSTEHQTHLADELSQMKIQSVELKKDIEAILLSIEELKKHNQATNSSTAKLQEDKNILLSKNDDIQLQIENYKVDIEHNKSNITLLNEEISAVTLKRQQLEGSTTTLRKEERSFSEQKEKMASEIVRLEERHLAMQREYDEIISKLWEEYELTRSEAQSIAIKLENIPKATTELNSVKSKIRSLGTVNVAAIEEYKEVSERYEFLNSQVKDAEKSRNELIRLIGELTQKMQDIFGENFKKINYQFQRIFVELFGGGKAELKLTEPDNLLESGIEIFVEPPGKIIKNLASLSGGEQSFVAIAIYFAILKVRPAPFCILDEIEAALDDVNVVKYANYLNQMTDKTQFIMITHRRGSMEAADILYGVTMQEEGVSKLLQLNVTDIENNKILNGVN, encoded by the coding sequence TTGCTATTAAAGTATTTGGATATTCAGGGATTCAAATCATTTCCCGATAAAACAAGAATTACTTTCGACAAAGGATTAACTGCGGTAGTCGGACCAAATGGAAGTGGAAAAAGCAATATTAGTGATGCTGTACGTTGGGTAATGGGTGAACAATCAACCAAAACGCTGCGTGGTGCAAAAATGGAAGATGTTATTTTTGCAGGAACGAAAACAAGAAAATCGCAAGGCTTTTGTGAAGTTTCTTTAACTGTGGATAACCATAATCGTGAATTTGCGATTGACAGTGATGAAGTAACCATTACAAGAAAATATTATCGTTCCGGTGAAAGCGAATATTTAATCAATAAAAGTAATGTTCGATTAAAAGATATTAACGAGATTTTTATGGATACCGGTCTTGGTAAAGACGGATATTCATTAGTTGGACAAGGTAAAATAGCAGAAATTGTGCAATCCAAAAGCAAAGAAAGACGAGAAATATTTGAAGAAGCTGCGGGTATTTCAAAATTCCGTTATCGTAAAAATGAAGCAGAGCGAAATTTATCGAATGCAGAGGATAACCTTGTTCGTTTAAGAGATATTTTAAGCGAATTAGAAGGAAGAATTGAGCCGCTAAAAGAGCAATCTGAAAAAGCAAAGAAGTTTTTAGATTTATCGAATCACAAAAAAACCTTAGAGGTTTCTATTTGGAACGACATGATGGAGCGTTCTAATCAGTTGTTAAAAGACCAATCTGATAAAATTGTTATTTCTACAAATAAACGAGAAGAATTAGAAGAACAAATTAAAGAAATTGAAGATAAAATTCAATCTACATTTCAAGAAATGCAACAATGTATGATTGATATTGAAAATAAACGTCATCAAAAGGATGAATTAGAGGTTGTTATTTCACAGCTTACTTCTCAAATTGCTGTTTGTCAAAATGATATTCACCATAACGAACAAAACGCTGCTCGTATTGATAGTGAAATTGAAAATTTTGAAATTGCAATGCAAAATGTGAATAATGAGATTAACGATAAAGAAGATCAAATTGTTGCAATTAATAAACAGATTGCTGATTTAGAGCAAGAAATTGAAAGCAAACAAGAAGAATTGTTACATCAATCCGACGAGAATGAAAACTTAAATAAAAAGCAGCATGAACTTTCTAATGAAGTAAATAAGCTATTATTAGAGCAATCTCAAATGAAGATGACAATTGCACAGCTGTCAATGAATTCTTCAGAATTGACTGCTAGTGTTGAGTCGAATGAAACAGAGCTTAAAACAAGAAAACAAGAACTGGAAAGTTACATAAAAGAGCAAGCATCTGCTAACGAGTTTATGCACGATTTGAATGATAGACTTGAGAGCCTGTCTAATACTATAAGCGGCCATAAAATCAAGTTGGAAAACCGCAGTATGAAACTGAATGCTGTAAAACAAGAATGTGAGAAATCAGATTTAGCTATCAAAGAAAAGCAACAAAAAGTGAAGCTTTTAGAGAGTTTGGAACATAACCTAGAGGGTTTTGCTTATAGTGTTAAAGAAATTCTCAAGCGATCTAAAAATGGCATATTACATGGCGTTTTGGGAACAGTATCGCAAATTATTGATGTTAAATCCGAATATTCCGTAGCAATTGAAACTGCTTTAAGCTCATCTATGCAAAATATCGTTGTAGAAAATGAATCCCATGCGAAAGCCGCAATTCGAATGTTACAGCAGCAAAACCTAGGCCGTGCAACATTCCTACCTATAACGTCTGTTAGCGGATCAACCTTAAATGTTGACAACTTGGAGCAATATGCAGGATTTGTTGATTTAGCGTCTAATTTAATTTCTTATGATAGTAAATATAAAAATATCATTGAATCATTATTAGGCAGAGTAGTTATCGTAGATGATATTGATACCGCTGTTTTAATTGCACAAAAAAATGGTTATAAGTTTCGCATCGTGACTTTAGATGGTCAAGTTGTAAATGCAGGTGGTTCATTATCCGGTGGTTCTCGTAATAAAAGTCAAGGATTCTTGAGCCGTAAGAATGAAATACAAGAATTAACGAATGAAATTCGCATTTTACAAGAAAAGCATCAAGAACATATGAAGCTTATGCATACGTTACAAGCTGAAGTGGGACAAATTGAAGCAGAATATCATGCAATTACAAGTGAAATGCAAACGGTAAATGAGGATAAAATTCGAATTGAATCTGAGCTGAAACGTTTAGGTTTAATGATGAACCAAATTGAAGCGTTGAGCAAGCAAATGGAAACCGAATTAAAGCTGAAACAAGAGAAGCTACAGCAAAATAAGGTTGAATCCAATCAATGTCAACAAAACTTAACAGCTATTGAATCAAAAGTAATTGAAATAAGCTCTGTTTTAAATACGATTCAAGCATCTTCTCAAGGTTCAACTGAACATCAAACTCATTTAGCAGATGAATTATCACAAATGAAAATTCAATCAGTTGAGTTGAAAAAAGATATTGAAGCTATTTTGTTGTCAATTGAAGAATTAAAAAAACATAATCAAGCGACGAATTCATCAACAGCTAAATTACAAGAAGATAAAAATATTTTGTTAAGCAAAAATGATGATATTCAATTGCAAATTGAAAATTATAAAGTGGATATTGAGCATAATAAATCTAATATCACATTATTAAATGAAGAAATATCTGCTGTAACTTTAAAACGCCAACAACTTGAAGGAAGTACAACAACTTTGCGTAAAGAGGAACGTAGCTTTTCTGAACAAAAAGAAAAAATGGCTTCTGAAATTGTACGTTTAGAAGAACGTCATCTTGCAATGCAACGTGAATATGATGAAATTATTTCTAAGCTTTGGGAAGAATATGAGTTAACAAGAAGTGAAGCACAAAGTATTGCAATAAAGCTAGAAAATATTCCAAAAGCCACAACAGAATTGAATTCTGTTAAATCGAAAATACGTTCTTTAGGAACAGTTAATGTTGCTGCTATTGAAGAGTACAAAGAAGTAAGCGAGCGTTATGAGTTTCTAAATAGTCAAGTAAAAGATGCAGAAAAGTCACGAAATGAGTTAATTCGTTTAATTGGCGAGCTGACACAAAAAATGCAAGATATCTTTGGCGAAAATTTTAAAAAGATTAATTATCAATTCCAACGTATATTTGTTGAGTTATTTGGCGGTGGTAAAGCGGAATTAAAATTAACCGAGCCGGACAATTTGTTAGAATCAGGAATTGAAATTTTTGTTGAACCACCGGGAAAGATTATCAAAAACTTAGCTTCTTTATCAGGTGGAGAGCAATCTTTCGTTGCGATTGCGATTTATTTTGCAATTCTAAAAGTAAGGCCAGCTCCATTTTGTATTTTGGATGAGATTGAAGCGGCGTTAGATGATGTAAACGTAGTAAAATATGCAAATTATCTTAACCAAATGACTGATAAAACGCAATTTATTATGATTACTCACCGTCGTGGTTCTATGGAAGCCGCTGATATTTTATATGGTGTTACAATGCAAGAAGAAGGAGTTTCAAAATTATTGCAACTCAATGTTACAGATATAGAAAACAATAAAATCTTAAACGGGGTGAATTAA
- the nadD gene encoding nicotinate (nicotinamide) nucleotide adenylyltransferase yields the protein MKKIAIFGGTFNPVHNGHLHLCNEMQLRFHFDKILLIPTNIPPHKKCMNLASNEERYTMLQLATNGNPLYEISDIEFRLKGKSYTYNTIQALKKDYHDCEFYLLIGSDMLKIFDQWYRYQDILKEVTVIVGAREQSEYQELIKMKKDKFQETDKLQIIDISVLPKSSTEIREAIQNKLDLSNSLSPSVLAYIQSHNLYQ from the coding sequence ATGAAAAAAATTGCGATTTTTGGTGGAACATTCAATCCTGTGCATAACGGACATCTTCATTTATGTAATGAGATGCAACTAAGGTTCCACTTTGACAAAATATTGTTAATACCAACCAATATTCCTCCTCATAAAAAATGTATGAATCTTGCTTCAAATGAAGAGCGATATACAATGCTTCAGCTTGCTACCAATGGGAATCCTTTGTATGAAATAAGCGACATTGAGTTTCGCTTAAAAGGCAAAAGCTATACCTATAATACCATTCAAGCATTAAAGAAAGACTATCATGATTGTGAATTCTATTTACTCATTGGATCCGATATGTTAAAAATATTCGACCAATGGTACCGTTATCAAGATATTTTAAAAGAAGTTACTGTCATAGTCGGAGCAAGAGAACAAAGTGAATATCAAGAGCTCATAAAGATGAAAAAAGACAAATTTCAAGAAACGGATAAACTTCAAATTATTGATATTTCCGTTTTGCCCAAATCATCAACAGAAATCAGAGAAGCAATCCAAAATAAGCTTGATTTGTCGAACAGCCTTTCACCTTCTGTGCTTGCATATATACAATCCCATAACTTATACCAGTAG
- a CDS encoding elongator complex protein 3, which yields MKHKNIAIFIPHVGCKNDCSFCNQRTISGTIQPPTKDEVRDILLKASNDIQEKSSAEIAFFGGSFTAIPKKYMQDLLSVANEFIGNGKFSGIRISTRPDCISQEILELLKQYNVTAIELGAQSMDDTVLQANDRGHTAQDVIEASKLIQQNHFELGLQMMVGLYQDSRASVIKTAKEIVKIYPDTVRIYPTVILKGTKLAYLYQSGEYCPMPLQEAVSICAELLELFDNNDIKVIKLGLHASADVERDMTGGIYHPAFRELCENEMFYKKALKLIKDSNQTNVIIEVHGKNLSKMIGQKKSNLLKLKELGIQARVLENNNLTKNQIIIKKDVQPCY from the coding sequence ATGAAACATAAAAACATTGCAATATTTATTCCACACGTTGGTTGTAAGAACGATTGTAGTTTTTGCAATCAACGCACTATTTCCGGAACGATTCAGCCACCAACGAAAGATGAAGTACGAGATATTCTTTTAAAAGCTTCGAACGATATTCAAGAAAAATCCAGTGCAGAAATCGCTTTTTTTGGTGGGAGCTTTACTGCGATTCCAAAAAAGTATATGCAGGATTTACTTTCTGTTGCAAATGAGTTCATTGGCAATGGAAAGTTTTCCGGTATTCGAATTTCCACAAGGCCTGATTGTATTTCCCAAGAAATATTGGAGTTATTAAAACAATATAATGTAACCGCAATAGAGCTTGGTGCGCAAAGTATGGATGATACTGTTTTACAAGCGAACGACAGAGGCCATACTGCACAGGATGTAATAGAAGCTTCAAAGCTGATTCAGCAAAATCATTTTGAGTTAGGCTTACAAATGATGGTCGGGCTATATCAAGATTCAAGAGCATCAGTAATAAAAACCGCAAAAGAAATTGTTAAAATTTATCCCGATACTGTTCGTATTTATCCAACTGTGATTTTAAAAGGAACAAAGCTTGCCTATTTATATCAATCTGGAGAATACTGCCCAATGCCGTTACAAGAAGCAGTTTCTATTTGTGCTGAGCTTCTTGAACTTTTCGATAACAATGATATTAAAGTAATTAAATTGGGCTTACATGCTTCTGCTGATGTTGAACGAGATATGACAGGTGGAATATATCATCCTGCGTTTCGGGAACTTTGTGAGAACGAGATGTTTTATAAAAAAGCATTAAAACTAATAAAAGATAGCAATCAAACGAATGTTATCATTGAAGTACATGGAAAAAACCTATCGAAAATGATAGGACAAAAAAAGAGCAATCTGCTGAAACTCAAAGAGCTTGGAATTCAAGCAAGAGTCTTAGAAAACAACAACTTGACAAAGAATCAAATTATCATAAAAAAGGATGTGCAACCTTGCTATTAA
- the trmFO gene encoding methylenetetrahydrofolate--tRNA-(uracil(54)-C(5))-methyltransferase (FADH(2)-oxidizing) TrmFO — protein MKVSVIGAGLAGCEAAFQLANQGIQVDLYEMKPQKYTAAHTYQGFAELVCSNSLKAARLDSAAGLLKAEMRELGSLVLEAAEQCAVAAGGALAVDREKFSDYITNKIKTHENINVISGEVTTIPQGYVVIASGPLTSDQLADTIMEMLDSNRLSFFDAAAPIVTAESIDMSIAFAQSRYGKGDDDYINCPMNKEEYELFYTELIQAESAPLKEIDKRDFKVYEGCMPIEVMAKRGADTIRFGPLKPVGLRDPRTDHRPWAVVQLRKENQDSTMYNLVGFQTNLKFGEQKRVFSLIPGLQNAEFVRYGVMHRNTFIDSPRLLDNHFCLKKDNRIFFAGQITGVEGYTESAASGIYVGYNLARIINGKEPITLPKETMLGSLSHYISDETVVNFQPMGSNMGILPSLETTIRDKKLRYETLAKRAIEALKQTINQ, from the coding sequence ATGAAAGTTAGCGTTATCGGTGCAGGACTTGCAGGTTGTGAAGCTGCATTCCAATTGGCAAATCAAGGAATACAAGTTGATTTATATGAAATGAAGCCTCAAAAATATACTGCCGCTCATACCTATCAAGGTTTTGCGGAACTTGTATGTTCTAACTCTTTAAAAGCTGCAAGACTTGATAGTGCTGCCGGACTATTAAAAGCAGAAATGCGAGAACTAGGCTCATTGGTTTTAGAAGCTGCCGAACAATGCGCTGTAGCAGCCGGCGGTGCCTTAGCGGTTGATAGGGAGAAATTTTCCGATTATATTACAAATAAAATTAAGACTCATGAAAATATAAATGTTATTAGCGGTGAAGTAACAACCATTCCACAAGGGTACGTGGTTATTGCTTCAGGCCCATTAACATCAGATCAATTAGCAGATACCATTATGGAAATGCTCGATAGCAATCGATTAAGCTTTTTTGATGCAGCGGCTCCAATTGTTACTGCTGAAAGTATTGATATGTCAATTGCGTTTGCACAATCTCGTTATGGTAAAGGCGATGATGACTATATTAACTGTCCAATGAATAAAGAAGAGTATGAATTGTTTTATACAGAGTTAATACAAGCAGAATCTGCGCCATTAAAAGAAATTGACAAGCGTGATTTTAAAGTATATGAAGGTTGTATGCCAATCGAAGTTATGGCAAAAAGGGGAGCCGATACGATCCGTTTTGGCCCATTGAAACCTGTTGGACTTCGTGATCCCAGAACAGATCATCGCCCTTGGGCAGTTGTTCAATTAAGAAAAGAAAATCAAGATTCAACGATGTATAATCTTGTTGGTTTTCAAACCAACCTTAAGTTTGGTGAACAAAAACGTGTATTTTCATTAATACCGGGTTTACAAAATGCCGAGTTTGTGCGTTATGGTGTAATGCATCGTAATACCTTTATTGATAGTCCACGTTTGTTGGACAACCATTTTTGTCTAAAAAAAGATAATCGAATTTTCTTCGCAGGTCAGATTACAGGTGTAGAGGGATATACCGAGTCTGCTGCTAGTGGAATTTATGTTGGCTATAATTTAGCAAGAATTATAAATGGAAAAGAGCCAATCACATTGCCCAAAGAAACAATGCTAGGCTCATTGAGCCATTATATCAGTGATGAAACCGTTGTTAATTTTCAACCAATGGGAAGCAATATGGGAATTCTCCCTTCTTTGGAAACTACAATTCGTGATAAAAAACTCCGTTATGAAACTTTAGCAAAACGAGCAATCGAAGCGCTAAAGCAAACAATCAATCAGTAG
- the rnc gene encoding ribonuclease III codes for MENLEVLLGYQYKNNSLLKVALTHSSFANEGKKGGKNNERLEFLGDSVLSIIVAEHLFNHYKHLPEGELTKYRAALVCEKSLYQFALQINLGEYLLLGKGEENTGGRTRPSILADAFEAIIASIYLDGGLEQARKFVLRFIPETIDTNKVSVLSDYKTALQEIIQKNKEEKIEYVLIKELGPDHNKLFVVEVHLNSNVIGVGKGRSKKQAEQFAAKEALELMGYET; via the coding sequence GTGGAAAATCTTGAAGTCCTATTAGGATATCAATATAAAAATAACTCACTTTTAAAAGTAGCACTCACACATTCTTCTTTCGCAAATGAAGGAAAAAAAGGCGGAAAAAACAACGAACGTTTAGAGTTTTTAGGAGATTCTGTTCTTTCAATTATTGTTGCAGAACATCTTTTTAACCATTATAAACATTTACCAGAAGGTGAACTTACAAAGTATCGTGCAGCATTGGTTTGCGAAAAAAGCTTGTATCAATTCGCTTTACAAATAAATTTAGGCGAATACTTATTGCTTGGCAAAGGAGAAGAGAATACAGGTGGCAGAACTCGACCATCTATCTTAGCTGATGCATTTGAAGCAATTATCGCAAGTATCTATTTGGATGGCGGATTAGAGCAAGCAAGAAAGTTTGTTTTGCGTTTTATACCCGAAACGATTGATACCAATAAAGTAAGTGTGCTAAGTGACTATAAAACGGCATTACAAGAAATTATACAAAAAAACAAAGAAGAAAAAATAGAGTATGTTTTAATTAAAGAGCTAGGACCTGATCACAATAAATTATTTGTGGTAGAGGTTCATCTGAATTCAAACGTAATTGGTGTTGGAAAAGGAAGAAGCAAAAAACAAGCAGAACAATTTGCTGCAAAAGAAGCTTTGGAGCTTATGGGCTATGAAACATAA
- a CDS encoding YhbY family RNA-binding protein, translating to MITTKQRATLRGHANKLEVILHIGKSGVTPTVIVQAKDALVAREMIKGKVQDNAMLSAQEVANELAESTGAEIVQVIGSKFVLYKKNPKNPVYEI from the coding sequence ATGATTACAACGAAACAAAGAGCAACACTAAGAGGTCACGCAAATAAACTAGAGGTTATTTTACACATAGGAAAAAGTGGAGTTACACCAACTGTAATCGTACAAGCAAAAGATGCACTCGTTGCTCGTGAGATGATTAAAGGTAAAGTACAAGATAATGCTATGCTGTCTGCTCAAGAAGTAGCAAATGAATTAGCAGAATCAACAGGTGCCGAGATTGTGCAAGTAATTGGATCTAAATTTGTATTATATAAAAAGAATCCAAAGAACCCAGTTTATGAAATTTAA
- the plsX gene encoding phosphate acyltransferase PlsX, with protein MRIIVDGFGGDNAPLATLQGCELAINEYGVDITITGDENELKKVAKQNNIDISKMEVVHTTSVIPVCADPTTIMSDYKDSSMAVAFQLLAKGEGDAVVCAGSTGAIVVGASLIVKRIKGIKRAALAPIMPSDTGCYILMDVGANIECRPEMLLHFGVMGSIYMEKIMNIQKPRVALVNIGAEETKGRELELGAYQLFSESKVLNFTGNIEPRYIPLGDADVVITDGFTGNVILKLTEGLGKMFAGNIKNMFGGFSGKLAGAMVLPKIKAFKNKMDYTEYGGAPLLGTAKPVIKAHGSSNAKAFKNAIRQARDFVEKGVIDEISTSIAKIKEQDTKNEA; from the coding sequence ATGAGAATTATTGTAGATGGATTTGGTGGAGACAATGCACCACTCGCAACATTGCAAGGTTGCGAACTAGCAATAAATGAATATGGAGTCGATATTACGATTACCGGTGACGAAAATGAGCTGAAAAAAGTTGCCAAGCAAAATAATATTGATATCTCAAAAATGGAAGTGGTACATACAACCTCTGTCATTCCTGTTTGTGCAGACCCAACAACCATTATGAGTGATTATAAAGATAGTTCAATGGCAGTTGCTTTTCAATTATTAGCAAAAGGCGAAGGAGATGCAGTTGTATGCGCTGGAAGCACTGGCGCAATCGTTGTAGGTGCATCTTTAATTGTAAAACGTATTAAAGGTATTAAACGTGCCGCATTAGCTCCAATTATGCCATCTGATACAGGATGCTATATTTTAATGGATGTTGGTGCAAACATTGAATGTCGTCCTGAGATGCTTTTACATTTTGGTGTTATGGGCTCTATTTATATGGAAAAAATCATGAATATACAAAAGCCAAGGGTAGCTTTAGTCAATATCGGAGCAGAAGAAACAAAGGGCAGAGAATTAGAACTTGGGGCTTACCAATTGTTTTCTGAGAGCAAAGTTTTAAATTTTACAGGAAATATTGAGCCTCGCTATATTCCGCTAGGTGATGCTGATGTTGTTATAACGGACGGATTCACCGGAAATGTTATCTTAAAGCTAACGGAAGGCTTAGGAAAAATGTTTGCTGGTAATATTAAAAATATGTTTGGTGGATTCAGCGGTAAATTAGCAGGTGCTATGGTTTTACCAAAAATTAAAGCGTTCAAAAACAAAATGGATTATACCGAATATGGTGGAGCTCCATTATTAGGAACTGCAAAACCGGTAATAAAAGCACACGGAAGTTCTAATGCAAAAGCATTTAAAAACGCAATACGTCAAGCAAGAGATTTTGTTGAAAAAGGCGTTATTGATGAAATCTCTACTTCAATTGCAAAAATAAAGGAACAAGATACAAAAAACGAAGCATAA
- the yqeK gene encoding bis(5'-nucleosyl)-tetraphosphatase (symmetrical) YqeK → MNIDTITELVKSKLSEKRFFHTLAVVKFSKELAEHYHVNIDNAILAATLHDITKEEKTIIQLQNVKKSDIILDTVFYENENLHHGITAFLFAKNELQIQNEDVLNAIRYHTTGRENMSMLEKIIYVADACSYDRTYEDAENLRKLALEDIDECIFKIIEFTVSLQIQKRMLIGLDTIHCYNSLLLSRGKRNGKG, encoded by the coding sequence ATGAATATAGACACAATAACAGAACTAGTAAAATCCAAGCTATCGGAAAAGCGATTTTTTCACACTTTAGCAGTTGTAAAATTCTCTAAAGAGCTTGCTGAGCATTATCACGTAAATATCGATAATGCGATTTTAGCGGCGACTTTACACGATATTACAAAAGAGGAAAAAACCATAATTCAGTTGCAAAATGTTAAAAAATCTGATATAATATTGGATACTGTATTTTACGAAAATGAGAACCTGCATCATGGAATAACAGCATTTCTTTTTGCTAAAAATGAACTCCAGATTCAAAATGAAGATGTATTAAATGCAATCAGATATCACACAACAGGTAGAGAAAATATGTCGATGCTTGAAAAGATTATCTACGTTGCCGATGCTTGTTCTTACGATAGAACTTATGAAGATGCAGAAAATTTACGCAAATTAGCTTTGGAAGACATAGACGAATGTATTTTTAAAATTATTGAATTTACAGTGAGTTTGCAAATACAAAAACGTATGTTAATTGGTTTAGATACAATTCATTGTTATAATTCTTTACTTCTTAGTAGGGGGAAAAGGAATGGAAAAGGATGA
- the ftsY gene encoding signal recognition particle-docking protein FtsY produces the protein MGFFDKIKNGLKKTKDSLVKQVEGVINSFTKIDEEFFEELEETLITCDIGVQTSVKICDLLRKKIKETGENNPANIKQMLKDIIIEMLSGSDELNINTKPSVILVIGVNGVGKTTTIGKLSANLKSQGKKVILGAADTFRAAAIDQLEVWAERAGVDLIKHTEGSDPAAVVYDTITAGKARNCDVIICDTAGRLHNKKNLMDELAKISRIIEREAEGCDKEILLVLDATTGQNGVNQAKQFKEAAGITGIVLTKLDGTAKGGIVIAIKDELNLPVKYIGVGEQIDDLQPFVATEFVNALFD, from the coding sequence ATGGGATTTTTTGATAAGATTAAGAATGGGCTGAAAAAAACGAAGGATTCGTTAGTAAAACAAGTAGAAGGAGTTATCAACTCTTTTACAAAAATTGACGAAGAGTTTTTTGAAGAACTGGAAGAAACACTAATCACTTGCGATATTGGTGTACAAACTTCAGTAAAAATTTGTGATTTGCTTCGTAAAAAGATTAAAGAAACAGGCGAAAACAATCCAGCTAATATCAAACAAATGCTAAAAGATATCATTATCGAAATGCTAAGTGGTAGCGATGAACTGAATATCAATACAAAACCATCTGTTATTTTGGTCATTGGCGTAAACGGTGTTGGAAAAACAACAACTATAGGAAAACTTTCAGCTAATTTAAAATCACAAGGCAAAAAAGTTATTTTAGGTGCGGCAGATACATTCCGTGCGGCAGCTATTGACCAATTAGAAGTATGGGCAGAGCGTGCAGGCGTTGACTTAATTAAGCATACCGAGGGCTCCGATCCTGCGGCGGTAGTATATGATACTATTACAGCAGGAAAAGCGAGAAACTGCGATGTTATTATTTGCGATACAGCAGGAAGACTCCATAATAAAAAGAATTTGATGGACGAGCTTGCAAAAATCTCTCGTATTATCGAAAGAGAAGCAGAAGGATGCGACAAAGAAATACTTTTGGTTCTTGATGCAACTACAGGTCAAAACGGCGTAAATCAAGCAAAGCAATTTAAAGAAGCTGCAGGTATTACAGGTATTGTTTTAACAAAATTAGATGGTACTGCTAAAGGCGGAATTGTTATTGCAATTAAAGATGAGTTGAACTTACCGGTAAAATATATCGGTGTTGGTGAGCAAATTGATGATTTACAACCATTTGTGGCAACTGAATTTGTTAACGCATTGTTTGATTAA